The Pedobacter ginsengisoli region AGAAACAACTGCCTTAACATTGGCGTACTGCCGGTACAGGTAAGTGCAGAGTTTTCTGAAAAGATCTTTGCTGCAATTTTTGCAGATCCTAATACAGAACTGGAAGTAAACTTACCAGAACAAACCATTACACTTCTAGCAACAGGCGAAAAAGAAAAATTCGAAATCAGCGCGTATAAAAAAGACAACATGCTCAACGGTTTTGATGACATCGATTACCTGCAAAGCATAAAACCAGAAATACAGGAGTTTGCATTGCAACTCCCTCTTTAAATATATAATAGAAAGTGTTCCATTTTAAAATGGAACACTTTAAAAGCAAGATCCCAGTTCATGGAAAGAAGGAAAATAGAGATAATGGATACTACGCTCCGCGATGGAGAACAAACATCGGGCGTGTCTTTTTCCATTTCAGAAAAGTTAACCATAGCCCAGTTATTATTGGAAGAACTCCATGTTGACAGGGCTGAAATTGCTTCTGCTCGTGTATCTGATGGAGAGTTTCAGGCAGTAAAAGCGGTTTTAAACTGGGCAGAAGCAAACGGATATGCAGATCGTATAGAAGTACTGTCTTTCGTAGATAACGGTGTTTCTATTGAATGGATGTTAAAAGCAGGTGTTAAAGTTCAGAACCTGCTAACCAAAGGTTCCTTAAATCACTTAACGCATCAGCTTAAAAAAACACCTGAACAACATTTTGCAGAAATAAAGCATGTTATTGACCTGGCAATTGCCAACAATATTGCAACCAATGTTTATTTAGAAGATTGGAGTAACGGTATGCGTAACTCACCTGAATACGTACTTCAGTATTTAGATTTTCTAACTACCCAACCCATAAAAAGGATATTATTACCGGATACACTCGGAATTTTAACTCCGGGCGAAACCTTCAAATATATTACTGAACTTAAATCAAAATATCCGGATACTCATTTCGATTTCCATGCTCATAACGATTATGACCTTGGTACCGCAAATGTTTTAGAGTCTGTAAAAGCAGGGATAAATGGCTTGCATTTAACAGTAAACGGAATGGGGGAAAGAGCAGGAAATGCCGCGATGGCCAGTGCTATTGCAGTAATTAATGACTTTGCACCCGAAGTTGAAGTAAAGCTTAAAGAATCTTCAATTTATAAAGTCAGCAAGCTTGTCGAAACATTTTCGGGAGTCAGAATCCCTTCAAACAAACCAATTGTAGGTGATAATGTGTTTACCCAAACAGCCGGTATTCATGCTGATGGAGACAACAAAAACAACCTTTACTTTAACGATCTACTACCTGAACGTTTCGGCAGAAAACGCAGTTATGCACTAGGAAAAACTTCCGGCAAAGCCAATATTGAAAAAAACCTGCAGGAATTAGGCCTAAAACTAAACGATGCCGACCTGAAGAAAGTTACCCAAAGGGTTATTGAATTAGGCGACAAAAAAGAAACCGTAACCAAAGAAGATCTTCCTTACATTATTTCAGACGTATTAGACAGCAGCCTTTATGAAGAAAAGGTTAGTGTAGAATCTTACGTATTAACCAACGCAATGGGTTTACGCCCATCGGCCACCATCTCTGTAGTAATTGAAGGAGAAAAGTTCGAAGAAAATGCACAAGGCGATGGCCAGTTCGATGCCTTTATGAATGCATTAATTAAGGTTTATGGCAAAAAGGAAAGAAGTTTACCAAAACTGATTGACTATGCCGTAAGGATCGCTCCGGGTAGTAACTCGGATGCTTTATGCGAAACAATCATTACCTGGGAAACCGCCCAAAAAGTATTCATAACAAGAGGTCTGGATTCAGACCAGACTGTGTGTGCTATAAAGGCTACCCAAAAAATGTTGAACATTATTTAAGTATTTGCTATAAAGCGGTCTTTTTTTAAAGTGATCGCTTTTTTAAAGTGTTCGTCATCCTGAAATAAATTCAGGATGACGAACCAACTATATAACATTTACATTTGCAGTTAAAAACAAAAATTAAACTATATGAAACTTAATATCGCTCTTTTAGCGGGAGACGGAATTGGACCTGAGGTAATTGATCAGGCAGTTAAAGTATCAAATGCCGTAGCACAAAAATTTAATCACGAAATTGTATGGACCTCTGCCCTAACCGGTGCAGCTGCAATTGATGCCGTTGGCGAACCTTACCCTGATGAAACACACGATATCTGTATGGCAGCCGATGCCGTTTTATTTGGGGCTATTGGTCATCCACGTTTCGATAATGATCCTAAAGCTACCGTTCGTCCGGAACAAGGACTGCTAAAAATGCGTAAAAAACTGGGTTTATTTGCAAACGTACGCCCAACATTTACTTTCCCATCTTTAATTGACAATTCTCCGTTAAAAAGAGAGCGTATAGAAGGTACAGACCTTATTATCCTTCGTGAATTAACAGGGGGTATCTATTTTGGCGAAAGAGGTAGAAAAGATGATGGCAATACTGCTTTCGATACTTGTACTTATACCAGAGAAGAAGTTCAGCGCCTGGCTAAATTAGGCTTTGAAATGGCAATGGCACGTGGCAAAAAACTTTGCTGTGTTGATAAAGCCAACGTATTGGAAACATCACGTTTGTGGAGAGAAACCGTACAGGATATGGAAAAAGATTTCCCTGAGGTTACAGTAAGCTATGAATTTGTTGATGCAGTTGCTATGCGTTTAGTACAATGGCCAAGTTCATACGATGTTTTAATAACAGAGAACTTATTTGGTGATATTTTAACCGACGAAGCTTCTGTAATTTCTGGTTCAATGGGCTTAATGCCATCTTCATCAATTGGAGTTCACACTTCTTTATTTGAGCCAATTCATGGTTCTTACCCTCAGGCTGCAGGTAAAGATATTGCTAATCCATTGGCAACTGTATTATCAGCTGCAATGATGTTTGAAGATGCATTCGGATTAAAAGAAGAAGCAGAAGTGATCAGATCAGTAGTAAACAAATCTCTTGCAGAAGGAATTGTTACAGAAGATCTTGCAGGTAAAAACAAAGCATACAAAACAAGCGAAGTTGGTGATTGGTTGGCTAAAAACATATAATAGCTAACGAATTTTTATTATCAATTCGTTAAAACTCTCGTCATCCTGAATTTATTTCAGAATCCCGTACATCGCATTCTAAAACGGGCTCCTGAAATAAATTCAGGATGACGACGTTTACAGAATAACCGCTTAAAAAAAGCAAGATCAAATTTCAAGAATGCCTCTTATATATTTCACAACATGACAGACAATCCTGTTAAATTAGACTCAAAGGCTGCATCACAGCGATTAGCGGATGTTGTAAAACATACGCCACTTATATACAATTCCAAATTATCTGAAAAATACGAAGCTGAAATATACCTGAAACGTGAAGACCTCCAAATTGTAAGATCGTACAAACTGCGTGGTGCTTACAATATGATCAGCCAGTTAACCCCAGAAGAATTGAGCAGAGGAGTTGTTTGTGCAAGTGCAGGTAATCACGCGCAGGGAGTCGCCTTTTCTTGTGATAAACTAGGCACAAAAGGCGTAATTTTTATGCCTGAAATTACTCCAAGACAAAAGGTAAAACAAACAGAAATGTTTGGCAATGGCAGCGTAGAACTTGTTTTAGTTGGCGACACCTTTGACGACTGCCTTATGGAAGCCCTGGCATATACCAAGGAGCACAATATGACTTTTATACCCCCTTTTGATAATTATAGCATTATTGAAGGCCAGGGTACCGTGGGTGTAGAAATACTGGAAGATTTGCCGGGTGTTGAAGTAGTTGTGATGCCAATTGGTGGTGGTGGACTTGCCGCCGGTGTTGGAAGCTATTTAAAAAATGAAAATCCTGCTATACAGCTAATAGGCGTTGAGCCAGAGGGTGCCCCTTCTATGTTAAAAGCATTTGAACATGGTGGCCCGATAACCTTACCTGAAATAAACCGTTTTGTTGATGGTGCTTCAGTAAAACGCGTAGGAAATTTAACGTACGACCTTTGCACCAAAGTGCTGGAAAGTATGCTGCTGGTTGCCGAAGGAAAAATTTGTACCACCATATTAAAACTTTACAACGAAGATGCAATTGTAGTAGAACCTGCCGGGGCATTATCTGTTGCAGTTCTTGATGCTTGTAAGGATAAAATAAAAGGAAAAACCGTAGTTTGCGTAATAAGCGGTGGTAATAACGACATCGAGCGCATGCAGGAAATTAAAGAGAAATCTTTACTTTATGAAGGGCTTAAACATTACTTTATTGTTCGTTTTCCGCAAAGACCAGGAGCACTTAAGCTTTTTGTAAATAATGTACTTGGCCCCCATGATGACATTACCCGTTTCGAATTCATTAAAAAGACCAATAAAGAAAATGGCCCTGCTTTAGTTGGTATTGAATTAACTGACCGCACAGATTATAATGCTTTAGTGCAAAGAATGAAAGAATTTAAGTTTGAAATTATAGAACTTAACAACGACAAAACACTGTTCGAATATTTGGTTTAACTTTATAGTAAATAACAATATTCTGCATAACATTTTAATTACAGAATAAGCAAATACAATGCTCCGATTTTTGTGGCAATAAATTTGCTTAACTAATTTTAAAACACACAAATCACATGAAAAAGCTATTATTTTTAATCCTATGTACCACCACGCTAGGCCTGGTGTCGTGCAAAAAAGACACTATCATCAATGAAACGCCTAACAGGACTTTCATTTATACAATTCAACCAAACTCCTGGACTTTGAGTGCAGATGGCTTTACTTATACCACTATATTGGATATTAATGAAATAGATGGCGTAACTATGGATGATGAAGGTGTTTTAATTTACCTGACAGATCCCGGTAATAGCAATGTGCAAAGACAAATACCTTTCGTGTATAATCGTGACGCGTACAGTTTTGAATTTAAGCAGGGAGAAATTAGGATCAATATTCAAAGTCCTGATGAACAAGACAGAACGCCTATCGCTCCTACAAAGGCTCTTACAGCAAAAGTCATCATCATTCCTTCGAACTTCCAACCATAAACTACTGGAATAGTTTCAGAATAAAGATTAAAAATCAATGATATTCTTAAGCCAGCACTGATCAAGCGCTGGCTTTTTTGTATCAAAAAAATTACGCTGAACAAGTGTCAAGGTGCCAACGAGGTTTCAACTTTATTTTCTATATTAGAATTAACTACCAAATAATAAACCACTTCTAGAACTTTAGAAGATATTTACCGGCTTAAATCATCCCATTATGCCTAAATATTACTTTAAAAGACTTGAGTATCTCAACGCGCTCATACATAAAAAAATCTTGATCCTGCTGAAGGATCATCTGAGAATTTCCCCAACATCCATGACCAGCCTGAGCTCCGGAGAAATCTGGAAGAGGTCCCGACATATGGCTTAACATTTCAGGCACACAGCCCCACTGTTTCATTTCATTAAACATTCTCATCCCCCTTCATTAAAATGAACAAGAATATTAACGCTCCCCTTCGATCAAAAACACTTTCTATGCTAAAAGGTTTTATTTACACCAATAAAACCATCTTAACGATTATTTTTCTAATTTTTATTAGCATACTAGTTTATTTCCCAGTGATCTGGCATAAATTCCAAATGCATTGGGATGACCAGTGGGTAGTCATTAATGCTTATACAGAAGATGGCTTAACATCTGACAACCTACTGGCGATACTGACTGAGTTTTACAATGGACAATATGCACCTGCCAACCAATTGTCTTATACTTTACTTTACTCTGCATTTGGATACAATCCCTTCTGGTTTCACCTCTTTGGGCTTGTGATACACATCAGCAATGTGATCTTGGTTTATTTTTTTATCAAAAGGCTATTAAATCTTACTAAAAGCTTCAAAATAACATCTGTACAACGAATTGCATTACTCACCGCTACGATTATGGCGCTGCATCCCTTTCTAGTAGAATCAGTAGCCTGGCTATCTGCATCTAAAATTCTTATCTATAGCTTCTTTTACCTAAGCGCTATTCATTTTTATTTAAATTACATTACTGCTCCAAGAATAAAACATTACTTATTGATGGTGGTGTTTTTCATTTTGTCTTTTGCAGGTAAGGAACAGGCCGTGACACTCCCGGTCTGCCTATTGTTAATTGACTATGCGTTAAAAAGAAATTTTAGAGACAAACGCTTATGGCTCGAGAAATTACCCCTATTTGTATTGGCTTTCTTCTTTGGATACATTACATTGCTTTCCCAAAGCGCAGATAAAGCAGGATTGCTGTCAGAAGCTCCGCACTACCCCTTTTATCAGAACATTATATTTGCCAGCTATTCGGTTACCGAATACCTTGTCAAGTGTCTCATTCCTGTTAAATTAAGTTATCTGTATGTTTTCCCGAATGCTATCGGTCGGGAGGTGCCCGTTCGGTTTTGGATGTATCCGGTTATGTTACTAATCATCTGTTTATCGTTTTGGAGCTTCTGGAAAAAACATTGGGTCTTTTTTGGAATCAGCTTTTTTATTATTCATCTAGGAGTTTGCCTACACATCATTCCCATTTCCAGATTCGCCATTGTCGCCGACAGGTATGTATACATTGCCGCTGTGGGGATTTTTTTTCTGATGGCCTACTTTATTGATAGAGCATTAAACCATGCTAAATACAAAAACCTAACCATAGTCCTCAGCTTCTTATATCTACTTTCGATAGGGACTTATGCCCACCAACGTAGCAAGGTTTGGCACGATAGCGAGCTATTGAAGCGAGAGCTGAAAGAACTGTTAAAAAAACGAAATGAATTCCAAAAGCACAAGGTCATCAAATGAAACTAACTTTTATTAACATAGATTTCTTCATCCTTATTCCTCCTTTAATCAGGGTTGAATTGTTTTTGCTGCAACACTGGTGACCCCTCAGGGGGTCATATCAAATACAATCGAAACCGAAAAATAACCTAATTAGTAATTCATTAAAATTAAAAATCATGAAAAAAACACTTAAAATAGTAGGAGTTTTAGCCATCGTGCTCACCCTGGTTTGTAACCTCCAATATGCAATATTTGATTATGATGTAGCGAATAACCCAGGTGCAGCGAATGCTGCATGGACGGATGCCAATGGCACCATGTATTGTGGAACCACAGGCAATACCTCTTACAGAACCGGCACCTGGGTCTGGCAAAATGATGATTATTACAAAGTTGTAGAGGGTTGGTACGGCTATGACTATGGCTATTATGAATTCTTCCCAAGCAATTCAGGAACCCAATGTGGTGTAGGGTATAACCCATACAGACCTCATAATAACTACCATGATGTAACCAACATTATACCTAGTATTCCATATTAACTTTTATAATCCGCCACGATCAACGGGTGGCGGATTATTCCATTTCCATTCAAATCACGACATGTCAATGAAGCATTTTTTACTTTTTCTGCTATTCATTCTATTTATTTCATGTTCCCAAGAAAAAAAGAAAGAAGAATTCAATTTTCCGATCACCAAAATAAAGATTAACCCAGTGGATGACCAAAAGGCCTACATTGAAGACATTGCTGACAGTATCTATTATGTAAGCCTGAAAGCTGAAAAAGATTTCTCAATTAAACACATTTCTAACTTCTTTGTCACCGATAGTTTAATCATTATTGCGGACCGATCCCAAAGTACGGTATTTCTT contains the following coding sequences:
- a CDS encoding glycosyltransferase family 39 protein; the protein is MNKNINAPLRSKTLSMLKGFIYTNKTILTIIFLIFISILVYFPVIWHKFQMHWDDQWVVINAYTEDGLTSDNLLAILTEFYNGQYAPANQLSYTLLYSAFGYNPFWFHLFGLVIHISNVILVYFFIKRLLNLTKSFKITSVQRIALLTATIMALHPFLVESVAWLSASKILIYSFFYLSAIHFYLNYITAPRIKHYLLMVVFFILSFAGKEQAVTLPVCLLLIDYALKRNFRDKRLWLEKLPLFVLAFFFGYITLLSQSADKAGLLSEAPHYPFYQNIIFASYSVTEYLVKCLIPVKLSYLYVFPNAIGREVPVRFWMYPVMLLIICLSFWSFWKKHWVFFGISFFIIHLGVCLHIIPISRFAIVADRYVYIAAVGIFFLMAYFIDRALNHAKYKNLTIVLSFLYLLSIGTYAHQRSKVWHDSELLKRELKELLKKRNEFQKHKVIK
- a CDS encoding alpha-isopropylmalate synthase regulatory domain-containing protein; protein product: MERRKIEIMDTTLRDGEQTSGVSFSISEKLTIAQLLLEELHVDRAEIASARVSDGEFQAVKAVLNWAEANGYADRIEVLSFVDNGVSIEWMLKAGVKVQNLLTKGSLNHLTHQLKKTPEQHFAEIKHVIDLAIANNIATNVYLEDWSNGMRNSPEYVLQYLDFLTTQPIKRILLPDTLGILTPGETFKYITELKSKYPDTHFDFHAHNDYDLGTANVLESVKAGINGLHLTVNGMGERAGNAAMASAIAVINDFAPEVEVKLKESSIYKVSKLVETFSGVRIPSNKPIVGDNVFTQTAGIHADGDNKNNLYFNDLLPERFGRKRSYALGKTSGKANIEKNLQELGLKLNDADLKKVTQRVIELGDKKETVTKEDLPYIISDVLDSSLYEEKVSVESYVLTNAMGLRPSATISVVIEGEKFEENAQGDGQFDAFMNALIKVYGKKERSLPKLIDYAVRIAPGSNSDALCETIITWETAQKVFITRGLDSDQTVCAIKATQKMLNII
- the leuB gene encoding 3-isopropylmalate dehydrogenase, with amino-acid sequence MKLNIALLAGDGIGPEVIDQAVKVSNAVAQKFNHEIVWTSALTGAAAIDAVGEPYPDETHDICMAADAVLFGAIGHPRFDNDPKATVRPEQGLLKMRKKLGLFANVRPTFTFPSLIDNSPLKRERIEGTDLIILRELTGGIYFGERGRKDDGNTAFDTCTYTREEVQRLAKLGFEMAMARGKKLCCVDKANVLETSRLWRETVQDMEKDFPEVTVSYEFVDAVAMRLVQWPSSYDVLITENLFGDILTDEASVISGSMGLMPSSSIGVHTSLFEPIHGSYPQAAGKDIANPLATVLSAAMMFEDAFGLKEEAEVIRSVVNKSLAEGIVTEDLAGKNKAYKTSEVGDWLAKNI
- the ilvA gene encoding threonine ammonia-lyase IlvA encodes the protein MTDNPVKLDSKAASQRLADVVKHTPLIYNSKLSEKYEAEIYLKREDLQIVRSYKLRGAYNMISQLTPEELSRGVVCASAGNHAQGVAFSCDKLGTKGVIFMPEITPRQKVKQTEMFGNGSVELVLVGDTFDDCLMEALAYTKEHNMTFIPPFDNYSIIEGQGTVGVEILEDLPGVEVVVMPIGGGGLAAGVGSYLKNENPAIQLIGVEPEGAPSMLKAFEHGGPITLPEINRFVDGASVKRVGNLTYDLCTKVLESMLLVAEGKICTTILKLYNEDAIVVEPAGALSVAVLDACKDKIKGKTVVCVISGGNNDIERMQEIKEKSLLYEGLKHYFIVRFPQRPGALKLFVNNVLGPHDDITRFEFIKKTNKENGPALVGIELTDRTDYNALVQRMKEFKFEIIELNNDKTLFEYLV